A genomic window from Silene latifolia isolate original U9 population chromosome 11, ASM4854445v1, whole genome shotgun sequence includes:
- the LOC141613024 gene encoding putative mitochondrial protein AtMg00860, with the protein MEPDDAFKNAFRTHHGHFEYLVMPFGLTNAPSTFQSLMNRVFQPYLRKFVLVFFDAILVYSLNWDSHMKHLELVLQTMEQHQLYAKPNKCCFGARKLEYLGLIVSKEGVATEPSKVISVSNWPTPKSVKQLRGFLGLTGYYRRFIKGYGIISKPLTNLLRKDAFQWSPEAQSAFDKLKAAMISTSVLALLNFSKPFILETIRRWDCSMSTDLYTSLQKAWKEDDLLVEIIEELKQNPKSHKHFSWKKG; encoded by the exons ATGGAGCCTGATGATGCATTTAAAAATGCCTTTAGAACTCATCATGGGCACTTTGAATACCTggtcatgccctttggcctcaCCAATGCACCATCAACCTTTCAAAGCTTAATGAACAGAGTGTTTCAGCCCTATTTGAGGAAGTTTGTCCTTGTCTTCTTTGATGCTATCCTGGTATACAGCCTGAATTGGGATAGTCATATGAAACATCTTGAATTGGTCTTACAAACCATGGAACAAcatcagctttatgccaagccAAATAAATGCTGCTTTGGTGCTAGAAAACTAGAGTATCTAGGGCTCATTGTATCCAAGGAAGGGGTAGCCACAGAGCCTTCAAAGGTCATATCAGTTTCCAATTGGCCTACACCAAAATCTGTGAAGCAATTAAGAGGCTTCCTAGGCCTAACTGGTTATTATAGGAGGTTTATTAAGGGGTATGGGATTATTAGCAAGCCATTGACTAATCTCCTCAGAAAAGATGCATTTCAATGGAGCCCAGAAGCACAATCAGCCTTTGATAAACTCAAGGCAGCAATGATATCCACCTCTGTGCTCGCACTTCTTAATTTTAGCAAGCCATTTATACTAGAGACAATCAGGAGATGGGATTG TTCTATGAGCACAGACCTTTATACATCTCTACAGAAGGCTTGGAAAGAGGACGATCTGCTGGTTGAAATTATTGAGGAACTCAAACAGAATCCCAAGTCTCATAAGCACTTTTCATGGAAGAAGGGCTAG